Genomic segment of Geminocystis herdmanii PCC 6308:
GGTCGAATGGAAGAATTTTTAATTGTTAATTATTTTGCGGATTTCGGAATAAAAAGAAGTTTGTACAACTTTTTCATCATATTTAATAATGGTATTGCGTAATCTTAAATTCTCACTGGCAAAACAAATTCTTTCTTCTATATAATGCCCATCTTTTTCGATGATAAAGGTTAAGGATTCATCTTCGGCTAAAACATATTTACCCATTAAAGTCTCTTTATTTTTAACAACTCGTAAAAATTTTCCTTGATTGTCTTCGTCATCATCTCGAAAAATCACCATCAAACTATCCCCTTGTTGTTTGGGTTTTCCCCAATCGGGGGAGTTATCCCATTTAGATTCGATCACGAAGTGGCGCTGCGCGATCGAGCCTAAACTCAGTTCTGGGTTAAGATTATATTCTTGAGATAATGAGACAATGTCAGCATCTGTAGGGGGAAGAAGATTAAGGGTTAGATTTGCCTTACTATTATCAACATCATTATTCACAATATTATAAGTGCTACGCTGAGAAAACCATTCACCAACAGAGTTTTCTAAAAAAGTATTAATATTCATTCAATCTAAAATAATTTTTATATCTCGATCGATCATTATAAGGCAATTAGGAATTGAGAATGGAGAATGGAGAATTAAGAATTAAGAATTAAGAATTAAGAATTAAGAATTAAGAATTAAACCACCTTTAAATTCAAATCCTTCATCTTTCATTATTTAACCAAAAACCTAACACCAAAAACCGAATACCTACCTTCATCAGAAAACTTTTTCAGCAACCCCTAATTATTTCTCATTAACTTAAGGGCTTTTTGGGCAACTTGGGAAT
This window contains:
- a CDS encoding phycobiliprotein lyase, coding for MNINTFLENSVGEWFSQRSTYNIVNNDVDNSKANLTLNLLPPTDADIVSLSQEYNLNPELSLGSIAQRHFVIESKWDNSPDWGKPKQQGDSLMVIFRDDDEDNQGKFLRVVKNKETLMGKYVLAEDESLTFIIEKDGHYIEERICFASENLRLRNTIIKYDEKVVQTSFYSEIRKIINN